The following proteins are encoded in a genomic region of Sparus aurata chromosome 23, fSpaAur1.1, whole genome shotgun sequence:
- the LOC115575894 gene encoding methyltransferase-like 26 B: MLLSPQAERNWEDLCAVLEDVLEEQSHRQLFALELGSGTGQHVIRFAQKMPFVTWQPSDITQESLDSIKAYVAATHAKTVLPPVHLDASEPWEKWADLSRSSCDVIVAINLLQYSSFKTAQGFFTGAGQILKQNGLLITHGVYAINGTITPSCNESLDAEIRKMNPEWGLPDIDVLRQLAYGNGMRLERMIEMEDYFKCLIFRKL, from the exons ATGCTGCTGTCTCCTCAAGCAGAGAGGAACTGGGAGGATCTGTGTGCGGTGCTTGAAGACGTGCTGGAGGAGCAGTCCCACCGGCAGCTGTTCGCCTTGGAGCTGGGCTCCGGGACTGGGCAGCATGTCATACGCTTTGCCCAGAAGATGCCCTTTGTGACCTGGCAGCCATCAGACATCACACAGGAGTCTCTGGACAG CATTAAGGCATACGTTGCTGCGACCCATGCAAAGACTGTGCTGCCACCTGTCCACCTGGACGCCAGTGAACCGTGGGAGAAATGGGCAGATCTTTCTCGCAGCTCCTGTGACGTTATTGTTGCCATTAACCTACTGCAGTACAGCTCCTTTAAAACAGCACAG GGTTTTTTCACTGGAGCGGGTCAGATCCTCAAGCAAAATGGCCTCCTGATAACACATGGG GTGTATGCCATTAACGGCACCATCACACCGAGTTGTAATGAAAGCCTGGATGCAGAGATTCGAAAAAT GAATCCGGAGTGGGGTCTCCCAGACATCGACGTGTTGAGACAGCTGGCCTACGGAAACGGGATGCGTCTGGAGAGGATG atTGAGATGGAAGAT
- the mrpl12 gene encoding large ribosomal subunit protein bL12m, whose product MYCTRHCLRTALRAAANTHRQQLQRQAPALCALRLLKTSPATHSEAIATPPLDGAPKQYSPKIQQLVNDIASLTLLEVSDLNELLKKTLNIQDVGMMPMAAAAPAQAAEVDEAPVKKEQTHFTVKLTELKAAEKVKLIKEVKNCMQGLNLVQAKKLVESLPQEIRANVSKEEAEKLKAALEAAGGTVVLE is encoded by the exons ATGTACTGCACCAGACACTGCCTCCGGACCGCGCTGCGGGCCGCAGCGAACACACACCG GCAACAGCTGCAGCGGCAGGCTCCAGCCCTGTGTGCTCTCAGACTTCTGAAGACCAGCCCAGCCACCCACTCAGAAGCCATCGCCACCCCTCCATTAGATGGAGCACCGAAACAGTATTCCCCCAAAATCCAACAGCTCGTCAACGACATAGCCAGCCTCACTTTATTAGAAGTGTCGGACCTCAACGAGCTCCTCAAG aaaacTCTGAACATTCAGGATGTTGGGATGATGCCGAtggctgcagctgctcctgctCAG GCAGCAGAAGTGGATGAGGCACCGGTGAAGAAGGAGCAGACCCACTTCACAGTCAAACtgacagaattaaaggcggccGAGAAAGTAAAGCTCATAAAGGAAGTGAAGAACTGCATGCAAGGCCTGAACCTGGTGCAG GCTAAGAAACTAGTGGAGTCCCTCCCTCAGGAGATCCGGGCCAACGTATCCAAAGAAGAGGCGGAGAAACTGAAAGCAGCTCTGGAGGCAGCAGGCGGCACCGTGGTGTTGGAGTAG
- the slc25a10a gene encoding mitochondrial dicarboxylate carrier, whose protein sequence is MQETRVSRWYFGGVSSSAAACLTHPLDLIKVHLQTQQEVRMRMIGMTVNVVRREGYLALYSGLSASLCRQMTYSLTRFAIYETVRDKITRENKGLMPFYQKVLLGTFGGFAGGFIGTPADLVNVRMQNDVKLPAELRRNYAHALDGLLRVWKEEGVRKLFSGATLASSRGALVSIGQLSCYDQSKQLFLSMGYLTDNVLTHFLASVFAGGCATILCQPLDVVKTRLMNSKLEYRGVFHCLTETANLGPKAFYKGLVPAAIRLIPHTVLTFMFLEQLRQHFGAVVVC, encoded by the exons ATGCAGGAAACTCGTGTGTCTCGTTGGTACTTTGGCGGCGTCTCCTCCAGCGCAGCCGCCTGTTTAACTCACCCGCTGGATTTAATTAAG GTGCACCTACAGACGCAGCAGGaggtgaggatgaggatgatcGGGATGACGGTGAACGTGGTGAGGAGAGAAGGTTACCTGGCGCTCTACAGCGGCCTCAGTGCGTCTCTCTGTCggcag aTGACATATTCTTTGACACGGTTCGCCATTTATGAGACTGTCAGAGACAAGATCACCAGAGAGAACAAAGGTCTGATGCCGTTCTACCAGAAGGTCCTGCTGGGTACCTTTGGAG GGTTTGCAGGCGGCTTCATCGGAACTCCGGCAGACCTGGTGAATGTCCG AATGCAGAATGATGTCAAGCTGCCGGCCGAGCTCAGGAGAAA CTACGCTCATGCGCTCGACGGACTGCTGCGTGTTTGGAAGGAGG AGGGAGTGAGGAAGCTGTTCTCCGGCGCCACGCTGGCGTCCTCTCGAGGTGCGCTGGTCTCCATCGGACAG CTCTCCTGTTACGACCAGTCcaagcagctgtttctgtccaTGGGTTACCTGACCGACAACGTCCTCACACACTTCCTGGCCAGTGTGTTTGCA GGCGGCTGTGCCACAATCCTGTGCCAACCACTCGACGTTGTTAAAACCAGACTAATGAATTCTAAGCTGGAGTACAGG GGCGTGTTTCACTGTCTGACGGAGACTGCAAATCTGGGCCCGAAGGCATTTTACAAG GGTCTCGTTCCGGCGGCGATCCGTCTCATCCCTCACACCGTCCTCACCTTCATGTTCCTCGAACAGCTCAGGCAGCATTTCGGGGCGGTGGTCGTCTGCTGA